In one window of Zingiber officinale cultivar Zhangliang chromosome 11A, Zo_v1.1, whole genome shotgun sequence DNA:
- the LOC122032518 gene encoding cytochrome c1-2, heme protein, mitochondrial-like has translation MAAGTGRGISQLLRKGLQFHSTIPALVSSHKQEEIVGSAGMKSLKAFALLGVGITGALSFASLASADEAEHGLSAPNYPWPHKGILSSYDHASIRRGHQVYQQVCASCHSMSLVSYRDLVGVAYTEEETKAMAAEIEVVDGPNDEGEMFTRPGKLSDRFPQPYSNEQAARFVNGGAYPPDLSLITKARHNGQNYAFALLTGYRDPPAGVSIREGLHYNPYFPGGAIAMPKMLIDGAVEYEDGTPATESQMGKDVVTFLSWAAEPEMEERKLMGFKWIFVLSLALLQAAYYRRLKWSVFKSRKLVVDAVN, from the exons ATGGCTGCTGGAACTGGAAGAGGCATCAGCCAGCTCTTGAGAAAGGGCCTTCAGTTCCACTCAACA ATTCCTGCTTTGGTGTCATCACACAAGCAGGAAGAGATTGTGGGCTCAGCTGGCATGAAATCACTGAAAGCTTTTGCATTACTTGGAGTTGGGATTACTGGAGCTTTAAGCTTTGCATCCTTGGCATCTGCCGATGAAGCTGAGCATGGTTTATCGGCACCAAATTATCCATGGCCTCATAAGGGCATCCTGAGTTCATATGATCATGCATC GATTCGGCGGGGTCACCAAGTTTATCAACAAGTCTGTGCTTCTTGCCATTCTATGTCTCTGGTGTCATATCGAGATCTTGTTGGTGTGGCGTACACGGAAGAGGAGACCAAAGCAATGGCTGCCGAAATTGAGGTTGTTGATGGCCCCAATGATGAAGGGGAAATGTTCACTCGTCCTGGCAAATTAAGCGATCGGTTTCCTCAGCCATACTCAAATGAACAAGCGGCAAGGTTTGTAAATGGAGGGGCATATCCTCCAGATTTGAGTCTGATTACAAAG GCACGACACAATGGACAGAACTATGCATTCGCTCTTCTCACTGGTTATCGCGATCCTCCTGCTGGTGTTTCG ATTCGCGAGGGGCTCCACTACAATCCTTATTTCCCTGGTGGTGCTATAGCCATGCCGAAAATGCTCATCGACGGTGCTGTCGAGTATGAGGACGGTACTCCTGCAACTGAATCTCAG ATGGGTAAGGATGTCGTAACCTTCTTATCTTGGGCGGCCGAACCTGAGATGGAGGAGAGGAAACTG ATGGGATTCAAATGGATTTTTGTACTCTCACTTGCACTTCTCCAAGCTGCATACTACCGGCGGTTGAAGTGGTCTGTTTTCAAGTCGCGGAAGTTGGTCGTGGATGCCgtcaactga